From a single Gemmatimonadota bacterium genomic region:
- a CDS encoding DUF3299 domain-containing protein, producing MNIQRTVMFILLFAVVLRIDTGSETPPSSLDHRPELQASPLPQMMKGSLWETLATVSYDPYAPTFIPIFSDTLKKMNGKHVELVGFMIPLSAQKKQARFVLTPYSLGGCSFCVGGGGPESLVDVHPSKPIDFTYYPVTITGRLELLQKDPSELFFRISKAEVMDKRDMKNNPGDKY from the coding sequence ATGAATATACAACGCACGGTAATGTTTATTTTGTTATTTGCTGTGGTTTTGAGAATAGATACTGGCAGTGAGACACCGCCTTCGTCATTAGACCATCGCCCAGAACTTCAGGCGTCTCCATTGCCCCAGATGATGAAGGGGTCGCTTTGGGAAACCCTTGCGACGGTGAGTTATGATCCCTATGCGCCGACCTTTATACCCATATTTTCCGATACGTTGAAAAAAATGAATGGCAAACACGTCGAGCTTGTCGGGTTTATGATTCCGCTATCGGCTCAAAAAAAACAGGCGCGTTTTGTTTTGACTCCGTATTCACTTGGGGGATGTTCATTTTGTGTAGGCGGAGGTGGGCCTGAGTCTCTGGTAGATGTTCACCCGAGCAAACCGATTGATTTTACTTATTATCCCGTTACTATTACAGGTCGTCTGGAATTGTTGCAAAAAGATCCTTCCGAACTCTTTTTTCGCATCAGCAAAGCCGAGGTGATGGATAAGCGCGATATGAAAAACAATCCTGGTGATAAATATTAA